One region of Lampris incognitus isolate fLamInc1 chromosome 12, fLamInc1.hap2, whole genome shotgun sequence genomic DNA includes:
- the pdcl gene encoding phosducin-like protein produces the protein MTTLDDKVLGEKLQYYYSSSEDEGSDNEDEDGESKSIRNPDVLEPEIDYSPDGSAVNTGPKGVINDWRKYKQLEVEQRQEQKKEMERLIKKLSMTCRSDLDLQKDKEKQKDIQDKIKGKMTLQEYSMLQEEEDDEDFLQHYRMQRIEEMRRQLCRGKRFEQVYELNSGEEFLEALDKEDKSTVVMIHIYEPDVPGCEAMSGSLLCLAQEYPLVKFCSVRSSAISTSALFRGSALPALLVYKGGDLIGNFVRVTDQLGEDFFAVDLEALLQEYGLLPDKPVLIPKTICNGAIIQHTHSDEDSDLDID, from the exons ATGACAACTCTGGATGACAAGGTTCTTGGAGAGAAGCTGCAGTACTACTATAGCAGCAGTGAGGATGAAGGCAGTGACAATGAGGATGAAGATGGAGAATCCAAAAGCATTCGCAATCCTGATGTCTTGGAGCCTGAGATAGACTATAGCCCGGATGGAAGTGCTGTCAACACAG GACCAAAGGGTGTGATCAACGACTGGAGGAAGTACAAGCAGCTGGAGGTGGAGCAGAGGCAGGAGcaaaagaaagagatggaaaggTTGATCAAGAAGCTGTCCATGACCTGCCGCTCGGACCTGGACTTGCAGAAGGATAAGGAGAAACAGAAAGACATACAGGATAAGATAAAAGGCAAA ATGACGTTACAGGAATACAGCATGctccaggaggaggaggatgatgaggatTTCCTCCAGCACTACCGCATGCAGCGCATTGAAGAGATGCGGCGCCAGCTGTGCCGTGGCAAGCGGTTTGAGCAGGTCTATGAGCTGAACAGTGGAGAGGAGTTCCTTGAGGCCCTGGATAAGGAGGACAAAAGCACTGTGGTCATGATCCACATCTATGAGCCCGATGTCCCAGGTTGTGAGGCCATGAGTGGCAGCCTTCTGTGTCTAGCCCAGGAATACCCACTGGTCAAATTTTGCAGCGTACGTAGCTCCGCAATAAGCACCAGCGCATTGTTCAGAGGTAGCGCTCTGCCAGCCCTActggtttataaaggtggggacctGATTGGTAATTTTGTGCGGGTCACAGACCAGCTAGGGGAAGACTTCTTTGCTGTTGATCTGGAGGCCCTGCTGCAAGAGTATGGCCTTCTGCCAGATAAACCTGTCCTCATCCCAAAGACAATTTGCAATGGAGCAATCATACAGCACACTCACAGTGATGAGGACTCTGATCTCGATATAGACTAG
- the LOC130121514 gene encoding prostaglandin G/H synthase 1-like isoform X2 codes for MKLNPCCHFPCQHWGVCVRYGLDKYECDCTRTGYHGENCTIPEFWSRVRQFLKPSPDVIHYILTHFQWMWEIINRTFLRDVLMRLVLTARASLIPSPPTFNSKYGYLSWESYYNVSYYTRILPPVPEDCPTPLGVKGKAVLPDPELLVERLLLRRKFRRDPQGSNLMFAFFAQHFTHQFFKTYNRMGLGFTKALAHGVDAGHIYGDNLARQLNLRLHKDGKLKYQLIDGEVYPPTVADAPVRMSYPSGVPPESQLAIGQEVYGLLPGLGLYATLWLREHNRVCDILKAEHPTWDDEQLFQTTRLIIIGETIHIVIEEYVQHLSGYLLQLKFDPTLLFNSPFQYGNRIALEFSQLYHWHPLMPDSFLIDGDELSYSQFIFNTSVLTHYGVEKLVAAFSRQVAGQIGGGHNINGVVTKVSVGAVKESRQLRMQPFNQYRKRFNLKPYTSFKEFTGNEEIARELEELYGDIDALEFYPGLLLEKLRPGTIFGESMVEMGAPFSLKGLLGSPICSPEYWKPSTFGGQVGFDIVNSATLKKLVCLNSRTCPYVAFRIPLEEPTHTRSDNNYGRNKEL; via the exons CTGAGTTTTGGTCCAGGGTTCGCCAATTCTTGAAACCCAGTCCGGATGTGATCCATTACATCCTGACCCATTTCCAGTGGATGTGGGAAATCATCAATCGCACCTTCCTACGGGACGTCTTGATGCGGCTAGTTCTGACAG CAAGGGCCAGCCTGATCCCCAGTCCTCCCACTTTCAACTCCAAGTATGGCTACCTTAGCTGGGAATCCTACTATAATGTCAGCTACTACACTCGTATACTGCCCCCTGTGCCAGAGGACTGCCCCACCCCTCTAGGGGTCAAAG GCAAGGCTGTGCTCCCTGACCCTGAGCTGCTGGTGGAGAGGCTGCTGCTGAGAAGGAAGTTCAGACGAGACCCACAGGGAAGCAACCTCATGTTTGCCTTTTTTGCCCAGCACTTCACTCACCAGTTCTTTAAGACCTATAATCGGATGGGCCTGGGCTTCACCAAGGCTCTCGCACACGGG GTAGATGCAGGCCACATTTATGGAGACAACCTGGCTCGGCAGCTTAACCTGCGGCTTCACAAAGACGGAAAGCTTAAGTACCAG CTAATAGATGGCGAGGTATACCCACCCACTGTAGCGGATGCACCTGTCAGGATGAGCTACCCCTCAGGGGTCCCTCCTGAGAGCCAGCTGGCCATTGGTCAGGAAGTGTACGGACTCCTCCCTGGTCTCGGGCTGTATGCCACACTATGGCTGAGGGAACATAACCGTGTCTGTGATATCCTGAAGGCCGAGCATCCCACATGGGATGATGAGCAGCTCTTCCAGACCACACGTCTCATCATTATCG GCGAGACAATACACATAGTGATCGAAGAGTACGTGCAGCATCTGAGTGGATACCTGCTGCAGCTAAAGTTTGACCCCACGCTGCTGTTTAACTCACCGTTCCAGTACGGAAACCGCATCGCGTTGGAGTTTAGTCAGCTCTACCACTGGCACCCTCTGATGCCCGACAGCTTCCTTATCGATGGAGATGAACTTTCCTACTCGCAGTTTATCTTCAATACTTCTGTTCTCACCCACTACGGTGTGGAAAAACTGGTGGCCGCCTTCTCACGGCAAGTTGCCGGCCAG ATTGGAGGCGGCCACAACATAAATGGTGTGGTGACCAAAGTGTCTGTGGGGGCCGTGAAGGAGTCACGGCAGCTTCGCATGCAGCCTTTCAACCAGTACCGGAAACGCTTTAACTTGAAACCGTACACGTCATTTAAAGAGTTCACAG GTAATGAGGAGATTGCCAGAGAGCTTGAGGAGCTGTATGGCGATATTGATGCTTTGGAATTTTATCCTGGCCTGCTTCTGGAAAAACTTCGGCCGGGCACCATATTCGGGGAGAGCATGGTGGAAATGGGTGCCCCGTTCTCCCTGAAAGGCCTGCTGGGAAGCCCCATATGTTCACCAGAGTACTGGAAACCCAGCACCTTTGGTGGCCAAGTAGGCTTTGATATAGTTAACTCTGCCACACTAAAGAAGCTGGTCTGCCTTAACAGCAGGACTTGCCCTTATGTGGCTTTCAGGATACCATTAGAAGAACCAACACATACAAGAAGTGATAACAATTATGGGAGGAATAAAGAATTATGA
- the LOC130121514 gene encoding prostaglandin G/H synthase 1-like isoform X3, whose product MWEIINRTFLRDVLMRLVLTARASLIPSPPTFNSKYGYLSWESYYNVSYYTRILPPVPEDCPTPLGVKGKAVLPDPELLVERLLLRRKFRRDPQGSNLMFAFFAQHFTHQFFKTYNRMGLGFTKALAHGVDAGHIYGDNLARQLNLRLHKDGKLKYQLIDGEVYPPTVADAPVRMSYPSGVPPESQLAIGQEVYGLLPGLGLYATLWLREHNRVCDILKAEHPTWDDEQLFQTTRLIIIGETIHIVIEEYVQHLSGYLLQLKFDPTLLFNSPFQYGNRIALEFSQLYHWHPLMPDSFLIDGDELSYSQFIFNTSVLTHYGVEKLVAAFSRQVAGQIGGGHNINGVVTKVSVGAVKESRQLRMQPFNQYRKRFNLKPYTSFKEFTGNEEIARELEELYGDIDALEFYPGLLLEKLRPGTIFGESMVEMGAPFSLKGLLGSPICSPEYWKPSTFGGQVGFDIVNSATLKKLVCLNSRTCPYVAFRIPLEEPTHTRSDNNYGRNKEL is encoded by the exons ATGTGGGAAATCATCAATCGCACCTTCCTACGGGACGTCTTGATGCGGCTAGTTCTGACAG CAAGGGCCAGCCTGATCCCCAGTCCTCCCACTTTCAACTCCAAGTATGGCTACCTTAGCTGGGAATCCTACTATAATGTCAGCTACTACACTCGTATACTGCCCCCTGTGCCAGAGGACTGCCCCACCCCTCTAGGGGTCAAAG GCAAGGCTGTGCTCCCTGACCCTGAGCTGCTGGTGGAGAGGCTGCTGCTGAGAAGGAAGTTCAGACGAGACCCACAGGGAAGCAACCTCATGTTTGCCTTTTTTGCCCAGCACTTCACTCACCAGTTCTTTAAGACCTATAATCGGATGGGCCTGGGCTTCACCAAGGCTCTCGCACACGGG GTAGATGCAGGCCACATTTATGGAGACAACCTGGCTCGGCAGCTTAACCTGCGGCTTCACAAAGACGGAAAGCTTAAGTACCAG CTAATAGATGGCGAGGTATACCCACCCACTGTAGCGGATGCACCTGTCAGGATGAGCTACCCCTCAGGGGTCCCTCCTGAGAGCCAGCTGGCCATTGGTCAGGAAGTGTACGGACTCCTCCCTGGTCTCGGGCTGTATGCCACACTATGGCTGAGGGAACATAACCGTGTCTGTGATATCCTGAAGGCCGAGCATCCCACATGGGATGATGAGCAGCTCTTCCAGACCACACGTCTCATCATTATCG GCGAGACAATACACATAGTGATCGAAGAGTACGTGCAGCATCTGAGTGGATACCTGCTGCAGCTAAAGTTTGACCCCACGCTGCTGTTTAACTCACCGTTCCAGTACGGAAACCGCATCGCGTTGGAGTTTAGTCAGCTCTACCACTGGCACCCTCTGATGCCCGACAGCTTCCTTATCGATGGAGATGAACTTTCCTACTCGCAGTTTATCTTCAATACTTCTGTTCTCACCCACTACGGTGTGGAAAAACTGGTGGCCGCCTTCTCACGGCAAGTTGCCGGCCAG ATTGGAGGCGGCCACAACATAAATGGTGTGGTGACCAAAGTGTCTGTGGGGGCCGTGAAGGAGTCACGGCAGCTTCGCATGCAGCCTTTCAACCAGTACCGGAAACGCTTTAACTTGAAACCGTACACGTCATTTAAAGAGTTCACAG GTAATGAGGAGATTGCCAGAGAGCTTGAGGAGCTGTATGGCGATATTGATGCTTTGGAATTTTATCCTGGCCTGCTTCTGGAAAAACTTCGGCCGGGCACCATATTCGGGGAGAGCATGGTGGAAATGGGTGCCCCGTTCTCCCTGAAAGGCCTGCTGGGAAGCCCCATATGTTCACCAGAGTACTGGAAACCCAGCACCTTTGGTGGCCAAGTAGGCTTTGATATAGTTAACTCTGCCACACTAAAGAAGCTGGTCTGCCTTAACAGCAGGACTTGCCCTTATGTGGCTTTCAGGATACCATTAGAAGAACCAACACATACAAGAAGTGATAACAATTATGGGAGGAATAAAGAATTATGA